Proteins co-encoded in one Siniperca chuatsi isolate FFG_IHB_CAS linkage group LG11, ASM2008510v1, whole genome shotgun sequence genomic window:
- the klc1b gene encoding kinesin light chain 1b isoform X6: MSTMVYPREEKLEKLSQEEIISNTKLVIQGLEALKNEHNSILHSLLETIKCLKKDEEANLVHEKSNLLRKSVEMIELGLGEAQVMMALSNHLNAVESEKQKLRAQVRRLCQENQWLRDELANTQQKLQKSEQSVAQLEEEKKHLEFMNQLKKYDEDVSPTEEKDRETPKDSLDDLFPNDEEEHGQGMQHQHNSAAVAAAQQGGYEIPARLRTLHNLVIQYASQGRYEVAVPLCKQALEDLEKTSGHDHPDVATMLNILALVYRDQNKYKEAAHLLNDALSIREKTLGKDHPAVAATLNNLAVLYGKRGKYKEAEPLCKRALEIREKVLGKDHPDVAKQLNNLALLCQNQGKYEEVEYYYCRALEIYECRLGPDDANVAKTKNNLASCFLKQGKYKEAEILYKEILTRAHEKEFGSVDAENKPIWMHAEEREEMSKGKHRDNTPYGEYGGWYKACKVNSPTVNTTLRNLGALYRRQGKLEAAETLEECAVRSRKQGIDPIHQTRVVEILKDTEGDRRRSRDSLTSVKYESGSETGEEVSMGVEWNGA; the protein is encoded by the exons ATGTCCACCATGGTGTATCCACGGGAAGAGAAGCTCGAGAAGCTCTCTCAGGAGGAGATCATCTCCAACACAAAGCTGGTGATCCAGGGTCTGGAGGCCCTGAAGAACGAGCACAACTCCATCCTCCACAGCCTCCTGGAGACCATCAAGTGCCTAAAGAAGGATGAAGAGGCAAACCTGGTGCACGAGAAGTCCAACCTGCTCCGCAAGTCAGTGGAGATGATTGAACTGGGCCTGGGAGAAGCACAG GTGATGATGGCCCTGTCCAACCACCTGAACGCGGTGGAGTCGGAGAAGCAGAAGCTGCGTGCGCAGGTGAGGAGGCTTTGCCAGGAAAACCAGTGGCTGCGGGACGAGCTGGCCAACACCCAGCAGAAGCTGCAGAAGAGCGAGCAGAGCGTGGCCcagttggaggaggagaagaaacacCTGGAGTTCATGAACCAGCTCAAAAAATATGATGAAGATGTTTCACCCACT gaggagaaggacCGAGAGACACCGAAGGACTCCCTGGACGACCTCTTCCCCAATGATGAGGAGGAGCATGGCCAAGGAA TGCAGCACCAACACAACAGTGCAGCCGTGGCTGCAGCCCAGCAGGGAGGCTACGAGATCCCAGCCCGTCTGAGAACCCTGCACAACCTGGTGATCCAGTATGCCTCCCAGGGCAGATACGAGGTGGCTGTCCCCCTCTGCAAACAGGCTTTGGAGGACCTGGAGAAGACCTCTGGACACGACCATCCTGACGTGGCCACCATGCTCAACATCCTGGCCTTGGTCTATAG GGATCAGAATAAATACAAAGAGGCCGCCCATCTGCTCAATGATGCTCTGTCCATCCGGGAGAAAACCCTGGGCAAAGACCATCCCGCT GTTGCTGCAACACTGAACAACTTGGCTGTGCTGTATGGAAAGAGGGGGAAGTACAAGGAGGCTGAGCCTCTGTGTAAGAGGGCCCTGGAGATCAGAGAAAAG GTCCTGGGGAAGGACCACCCAGatgtggccaaacagctgaACAACCTGGCCCTGCTTTGTCAGAACCAGGGCAAGTACGAGGAGGTAGAGTACTACTACTGCCGTGCCCTGGAGATCTACGAGTGTAGGCTGGGCCCAGATGATGCCAATGTGGCCAAAACCAAGAACAACCTG GCGTCCTGCTTTCTCAAACAGGGGAAATACAAGGAGGCTGAGATTCTGTACAAAGAGATTCTGACTCGTGCTCATGAGAAAGAGTTTGGATCCGTTGATG ctgaaaacaagcCCATCTGGATGCAtgcagaggaaagagaggagatgagCAAG GGCAAGCACAGAGACAACACTCCATATGGGGAGTACGGAGGCTGGTACAAGGCCTGCAAAGTCAACAG CCCTACAGTGAACACCACCCTGAGGAACCTGGGGGCTCTGTACCGCCGACAGGGCAAGCTAGAGGCTGCTGAGACCCTGGAAGAGTGCGCCGTGAGGTCTCGCAAGCAG GGCATCGACCCAATCCACCAGACACGTGTGGTCGAGATCCTGAAGGATACAGAGGGCGACAGGCGGAGGAGCAGGGACAGCCTGACCAGCGTTAAGTATGAGAGCGGCTCTGAGA
- the klc1b gene encoding kinesin light chain 1b isoform X5, translating to MSTMVYPREEKLEKLSQEEIISNTKLVIQGLEALKNEHNSILHSLLETIKCLKKDEEANLVHEKSNLLRKSVEMIELGLGEAQVMMALSNHLNAVESEKQKLRAQVRRLCQENQWLRDELANTQQKLQKSEQSVAQLEEEKKHLEFMNQLKKYDEDVSPTQEEKDRETPKDSLDDLFPNDEEEHGQGMQHQHNSAAVAAAQQGGYEIPARLRTLHNLVIQYASQGRYEVAVPLCKQALEDLEKTSGHDHPDVATMLNILALVYRDQNKYKEAAHLLNDALSIREKTLGKDHPAVAATLNNLAVLYGKRGKYKEAEPLCKRALEIREKVLGKDHPDVAKQLNNLALLCQNQGKYEEVEYYYCRALEIYECRLGPDDANVAKTKNNLASCFLKQGKYKEAEILYKEILTRAHEKEFGSVDAENKPIWMHAEEREEMSKGKHRDNTPYGEYGGWYKACKVNSPTVNTTLRNLGALYRRQGKLEAAETLEECAVRSRKQSNTGIDPIHQTRVVEILKDTEGDRRRSRDSLTSVKYESGSETGEEVSMGVEWNGA from the exons ATGTCCACCATGGTGTATCCACGGGAAGAGAAGCTCGAGAAGCTCTCTCAGGAGGAGATCATCTCCAACACAAAGCTGGTGATCCAGGGTCTGGAGGCCCTGAAGAACGAGCACAACTCCATCCTCCACAGCCTCCTGGAGACCATCAAGTGCCTAAAGAAGGATGAAGAGGCAAACCTGGTGCACGAGAAGTCCAACCTGCTCCGCAAGTCAGTGGAGATGATTGAACTGGGCCTGGGAGAAGCACAG GTGATGATGGCCCTGTCCAACCACCTGAACGCGGTGGAGTCGGAGAAGCAGAAGCTGCGTGCGCAGGTGAGGAGGCTTTGCCAGGAAAACCAGTGGCTGCGGGACGAGCTGGCCAACACCCAGCAGAAGCTGCAGAAGAGCGAGCAGAGCGTGGCCcagttggaggaggagaagaaacacCTGGAGTTCATGAACCAGCTCAAAAAATATGATGAAGATGTTTCACCCACT caggaggagaaggacCGAGAGACACCGAAGGACTCCCTGGACGACCTCTTCCCCAATGATGAGGAGGAGCATGGCCAAGGAA TGCAGCACCAACACAACAGTGCAGCCGTGGCTGCAGCCCAGCAGGGAGGCTACGAGATCCCAGCCCGTCTGAGAACCCTGCACAACCTGGTGATCCAGTATGCCTCCCAGGGCAGATACGAGGTGGCTGTCCCCCTCTGCAAACAGGCTTTGGAGGACCTGGAGAAGACCTCTGGACACGACCATCCTGACGTGGCCACCATGCTCAACATCCTGGCCTTGGTCTATAG GGATCAGAATAAATACAAAGAGGCCGCCCATCTGCTCAATGATGCTCTGTCCATCCGGGAGAAAACCCTGGGCAAAGACCATCCCGCT GTTGCTGCAACACTGAACAACTTGGCTGTGCTGTATGGAAAGAGGGGGAAGTACAAGGAGGCTGAGCCTCTGTGTAAGAGGGCCCTGGAGATCAGAGAAAAG GTCCTGGGGAAGGACCACCCAGatgtggccaaacagctgaACAACCTGGCCCTGCTTTGTCAGAACCAGGGCAAGTACGAGGAGGTAGAGTACTACTACTGCCGTGCCCTGGAGATCTACGAGTGTAGGCTGGGCCCAGATGATGCCAATGTGGCCAAAACCAAGAACAACCTG GCGTCCTGCTTTCTCAAACAGGGGAAATACAAGGAGGCTGAGATTCTGTACAAAGAGATTCTGACTCGTGCTCATGAGAAAGAGTTTGGATCCGTTGATG ctgaaaacaagcCCATCTGGATGCAtgcagaggaaagagaggagatgagCAAG GGCAAGCACAGAGACAACACTCCATATGGGGAGTACGGAGGCTGGTACAAGGCCTGCAAAGTCAACAG CCCTACAGTGAACACCACCCTGAGGAACCTGGGGGCTCTGTACCGCCGACAGGGCAAGCTAGAGGCTGCTGAGACCCTGGAAGAGTGCGCCGTGAGGTCTCGCAAGCAG AGCAACACA GGCATCGACCCAATCCACCAGACACGTGTGGTCGAGATCCTGAAGGATACAGAGGGCGACAGGCGGAGGAGCAGGGACAGCCTGACCAGCGTTAAGTATGAGAGCGGCTCTGAGA
- the klc1b gene encoding kinesin light chain 1b isoform X8 → MSTMVYPREEKLEKLSQEEIISNTKLVIQGLEALKNEHNSILHSLLETIKCLKKDEEANLVHEKSNLLRKSVEMIELGLGEAQVMMALSNHLNAVESEKQKLRAQVRRLCQENQWLRDELANTQQKLQKSEQSVAQLEEEKKHLEFMNQLKKYDEDVSPTQEEKDRETPKDSLDDLFPNDEEEHGQGMQHQHNSAAVAAAQQGGYEIPARLRTLHNLVIQYASQGRYEVAVPLCKQALEDLEKTSGHDHPDVATMLNILALVYRDQNKYKEAAHLLNDALSIREKTLGKDHPAVAATLNNLAVLYGKRGKYKEAEPLCKRALEIREKVLGKDHPDVAKQLNNLALLCQNQGKYEEVEYYYCRALEIYECRLGPDDANVAKTKNNLASCFLKQGKYKEAEILYKEILTRAHEKEFGSVDAENKPIWMHAEEREEMSKGKHRDNTPYGEYGGWYKACKVNSPTVNTTLRNLGALYRRQGKLEAAETLEECAVRSRKQGIDPIHQTRVVEILKDTEGDRRRSRDSLTSVKYESGSETGEEA, encoded by the exons ATGTCCACCATGGTGTATCCACGGGAAGAGAAGCTCGAGAAGCTCTCTCAGGAGGAGATCATCTCCAACACAAAGCTGGTGATCCAGGGTCTGGAGGCCCTGAAGAACGAGCACAACTCCATCCTCCACAGCCTCCTGGAGACCATCAAGTGCCTAAAGAAGGATGAAGAGGCAAACCTGGTGCACGAGAAGTCCAACCTGCTCCGCAAGTCAGTGGAGATGATTGAACTGGGCCTGGGAGAAGCACAG GTGATGATGGCCCTGTCCAACCACCTGAACGCGGTGGAGTCGGAGAAGCAGAAGCTGCGTGCGCAGGTGAGGAGGCTTTGCCAGGAAAACCAGTGGCTGCGGGACGAGCTGGCCAACACCCAGCAGAAGCTGCAGAAGAGCGAGCAGAGCGTGGCCcagttggaggaggagaagaaacacCTGGAGTTCATGAACCAGCTCAAAAAATATGATGAAGATGTTTCACCCACT caggaggagaaggacCGAGAGACACCGAAGGACTCCCTGGACGACCTCTTCCCCAATGATGAGGAGGAGCATGGCCAAGGAA TGCAGCACCAACACAACAGTGCAGCCGTGGCTGCAGCCCAGCAGGGAGGCTACGAGATCCCAGCCCGTCTGAGAACCCTGCACAACCTGGTGATCCAGTATGCCTCCCAGGGCAGATACGAGGTGGCTGTCCCCCTCTGCAAACAGGCTTTGGAGGACCTGGAGAAGACCTCTGGACACGACCATCCTGACGTGGCCACCATGCTCAACATCCTGGCCTTGGTCTATAG GGATCAGAATAAATACAAAGAGGCCGCCCATCTGCTCAATGATGCTCTGTCCATCCGGGAGAAAACCCTGGGCAAAGACCATCCCGCT GTTGCTGCAACACTGAACAACTTGGCTGTGCTGTATGGAAAGAGGGGGAAGTACAAGGAGGCTGAGCCTCTGTGTAAGAGGGCCCTGGAGATCAGAGAAAAG GTCCTGGGGAAGGACCACCCAGatgtggccaaacagctgaACAACCTGGCCCTGCTTTGTCAGAACCAGGGCAAGTACGAGGAGGTAGAGTACTACTACTGCCGTGCCCTGGAGATCTACGAGTGTAGGCTGGGCCCAGATGATGCCAATGTGGCCAAAACCAAGAACAACCTG GCGTCCTGCTTTCTCAAACAGGGGAAATACAAGGAGGCTGAGATTCTGTACAAAGAGATTCTGACTCGTGCTCATGAGAAAGAGTTTGGATCCGTTGATG ctgaaaacaagcCCATCTGGATGCAtgcagaggaaagagaggagatgagCAAG GGCAAGCACAGAGACAACACTCCATATGGGGAGTACGGAGGCTGGTACAAGGCCTGCAAAGTCAACAG CCCTACAGTGAACACCACCCTGAGGAACCTGGGGGCTCTGTACCGCCGACAGGGCAAGCTAGAGGCTGCTGAGACCCTGGAAGAGTGCGCCGTGAGGTCTCGCAAGCAG GGCATCGACCCAATCCACCAGACACGTGTGGTCGAGATCCTGAAGGATACAGAGGGCGACAGGCGGAGGAGCAGGGACAGCCTGACCAGCGTTAAGTATGAGAGCGGCTCTGAGA
- the klc1b gene encoding kinesin light chain 1b isoform X9 codes for MSTMVYPREEKLEKLSQEEIISNTKLVIQGLEALKNEHNSILHSLLETIKCLKKDEEANLVHEKSNLLRKSVEMIELGLGEAQVMMALSNHLNAVESEKQKLRAQVRRLCQENQWLRDELANTQQKLQKSEQSVAQLEEEKKHLEFMNQLKKYDEDVSPTEEKDRETPKDSLDDLFPNDEEEHGQGMQHQHNSAAVAAAQQGGYEIPARLRTLHNLVIQYASQGRYEVAVPLCKQALEDLEKTSGHDHPDVATMLNILALVYRDQNKYKEAAHLLNDALSIREKTLGKDHPAVAATLNNLAVLYGKRGKYKEAEPLCKRALEIREKVLGKDHPDVAKQLNNLALLCQNQGKYEEVEYYYCRALEIYECRLGPDDANVAKTKNNLASCFLKQGKYKEAEILYKEILTRAHEKEFGSVDAENKPIWMHAEEREEMSKGKHRDNTPYGEYGGWYKACKVNSPTVNTTLRNLGALYRRQGKLEAAETLEECAVRSRKQGIDPIHQTRVVEILKDTEGDRRRSRDSLTSVKYESGSETGEEA; via the exons ATGTCCACCATGGTGTATCCACGGGAAGAGAAGCTCGAGAAGCTCTCTCAGGAGGAGATCATCTCCAACACAAAGCTGGTGATCCAGGGTCTGGAGGCCCTGAAGAACGAGCACAACTCCATCCTCCACAGCCTCCTGGAGACCATCAAGTGCCTAAAGAAGGATGAAGAGGCAAACCTGGTGCACGAGAAGTCCAACCTGCTCCGCAAGTCAGTGGAGATGATTGAACTGGGCCTGGGAGAAGCACAG GTGATGATGGCCCTGTCCAACCACCTGAACGCGGTGGAGTCGGAGAAGCAGAAGCTGCGTGCGCAGGTGAGGAGGCTTTGCCAGGAAAACCAGTGGCTGCGGGACGAGCTGGCCAACACCCAGCAGAAGCTGCAGAAGAGCGAGCAGAGCGTGGCCcagttggaggaggagaagaaacacCTGGAGTTCATGAACCAGCTCAAAAAATATGATGAAGATGTTTCACCCACT gaggagaaggacCGAGAGACACCGAAGGACTCCCTGGACGACCTCTTCCCCAATGATGAGGAGGAGCATGGCCAAGGAA TGCAGCACCAACACAACAGTGCAGCCGTGGCTGCAGCCCAGCAGGGAGGCTACGAGATCCCAGCCCGTCTGAGAACCCTGCACAACCTGGTGATCCAGTATGCCTCCCAGGGCAGATACGAGGTGGCTGTCCCCCTCTGCAAACAGGCTTTGGAGGACCTGGAGAAGACCTCTGGACACGACCATCCTGACGTGGCCACCATGCTCAACATCCTGGCCTTGGTCTATAG GGATCAGAATAAATACAAAGAGGCCGCCCATCTGCTCAATGATGCTCTGTCCATCCGGGAGAAAACCCTGGGCAAAGACCATCCCGCT GTTGCTGCAACACTGAACAACTTGGCTGTGCTGTATGGAAAGAGGGGGAAGTACAAGGAGGCTGAGCCTCTGTGTAAGAGGGCCCTGGAGATCAGAGAAAAG GTCCTGGGGAAGGACCACCCAGatgtggccaaacagctgaACAACCTGGCCCTGCTTTGTCAGAACCAGGGCAAGTACGAGGAGGTAGAGTACTACTACTGCCGTGCCCTGGAGATCTACGAGTGTAGGCTGGGCCCAGATGATGCCAATGTGGCCAAAACCAAGAACAACCTG GCGTCCTGCTTTCTCAAACAGGGGAAATACAAGGAGGCTGAGATTCTGTACAAAGAGATTCTGACTCGTGCTCATGAGAAAGAGTTTGGATCCGTTGATG ctgaaaacaagcCCATCTGGATGCAtgcagaggaaagagaggagatgagCAAG GGCAAGCACAGAGACAACACTCCATATGGGGAGTACGGAGGCTGGTACAAGGCCTGCAAAGTCAACAG CCCTACAGTGAACACCACCCTGAGGAACCTGGGGGCTCTGTACCGCCGACAGGGCAAGCTAGAGGCTGCTGAGACCCTGGAAGAGTGCGCCGTGAGGTCTCGCAAGCAG GGCATCGACCCAATCCACCAGACACGTGTGGTCGAGATCCTGAAGGATACAGAGGGCGACAGGCGGAGGAGCAGGGACAGCCTGACCAGCGTTAAGTATGAGAGCGGCTCTGAGA
- the klc1b gene encoding kinesin light chain 1b isoform X7, giving the protein MSTMVYPREEKLEKLSQEEIISNTKLVIQGLEALKNEHNSILHSLLETIKCLKKDEEANLVHEKSNLLRKSVEMIELGLGEAQVMMALSNHLNAVESEKQKLRAQVRRLCQENQWLRDELANTQQKLQKSEQSVAQLEEEKKHLEFMNQLKKYDEDVSPTQEEKDRETPKDSLDDLFPNDEEEHGQGMQHQHNSAAVAAAQQGGYEIPARLRTLHNLVIQYASQGRYEVAVPLCKQALEDLEKTSGHDHPDVATMLNILALVYRDQNKYKEAAHLLNDALSIREKTLGKDHPAVAATLNNLAVLYGKRGKYKEAEPLCKRALEIREKVLGKDHPDVAKQLNNLALLCQNQGKYEEVEYYYCRALEIYECRLGPDDANVAKTKNNLASCFLKQGKYKEAEILYKEILTRAHEKEFGSVDAENKPIWMHAEEREEMSKGKHRDNTPYGEYGGWYKACKVNSPTVNTTLRNLGALYRRQGKLEAAETLEECAVRSRKQSNTGIDPIHQTRVVEILKDTEGDRRRSRDSLTSVKYESGSETGEEA; this is encoded by the exons ATGTCCACCATGGTGTATCCACGGGAAGAGAAGCTCGAGAAGCTCTCTCAGGAGGAGATCATCTCCAACACAAAGCTGGTGATCCAGGGTCTGGAGGCCCTGAAGAACGAGCACAACTCCATCCTCCACAGCCTCCTGGAGACCATCAAGTGCCTAAAGAAGGATGAAGAGGCAAACCTGGTGCACGAGAAGTCCAACCTGCTCCGCAAGTCAGTGGAGATGATTGAACTGGGCCTGGGAGAAGCACAG GTGATGATGGCCCTGTCCAACCACCTGAACGCGGTGGAGTCGGAGAAGCAGAAGCTGCGTGCGCAGGTGAGGAGGCTTTGCCAGGAAAACCAGTGGCTGCGGGACGAGCTGGCCAACACCCAGCAGAAGCTGCAGAAGAGCGAGCAGAGCGTGGCCcagttggaggaggagaagaaacacCTGGAGTTCATGAACCAGCTCAAAAAATATGATGAAGATGTTTCACCCACT caggaggagaaggacCGAGAGACACCGAAGGACTCCCTGGACGACCTCTTCCCCAATGATGAGGAGGAGCATGGCCAAGGAA TGCAGCACCAACACAACAGTGCAGCCGTGGCTGCAGCCCAGCAGGGAGGCTACGAGATCCCAGCCCGTCTGAGAACCCTGCACAACCTGGTGATCCAGTATGCCTCCCAGGGCAGATACGAGGTGGCTGTCCCCCTCTGCAAACAGGCTTTGGAGGACCTGGAGAAGACCTCTGGACACGACCATCCTGACGTGGCCACCATGCTCAACATCCTGGCCTTGGTCTATAG GGATCAGAATAAATACAAAGAGGCCGCCCATCTGCTCAATGATGCTCTGTCCATCCGGGAGAAAACCCTGGGCAAAGACCATCCCGCT GTTGCTGCAACACTGAACAACTTGGCTGTGCTGTATGGAAAGAGGGGGAAGTACAAGGAGGCTGAGCCTCTGTGTAAGAGGGCCCTGGAGATCAGAGAAAAG GTCCTGGGGAAGGACCACCCAGatgtggccaaacagctgaACAACCTGGCCCTGCTTTGTCAGAACCAGGGCAAGTACGAGGAGGTAGAGTACTACTACTGCCGTGCCCTGGAGATCTACGAGTGTAGGCTGGGCCCAGATGATGCCAATGTGGCCAAAACCAAGAACAACCTG GCGTCCTGCTTTCTCAAACAGGGGAAATACAAGGAGGCTGAGATTCTGTACAAAGAGATTCTGACTCGTGCTCATGAGAAAGAGTTTGGATCCGTTGATG ctgaaaacaagcCCATCTGGATGCAtgcagaggaaagagaggagatgagCAAG GGCAAGCACAGAGACAACACTCCATATGGGGAGTACGGAGGCTGGTACAAGGCCTGCAAAGTCAACAG CCCTACAGTGAACACCACCCTGAGGAACCTGGGGGCTCTGTACCGCCGACAGGGCAAGCTAGAGGCTGCTGAGACCCTGGAAGAGTGCGCCGTGAGGTCTCGCAAGCAG AGCAACACA GGCATCGACCCAATCCACCAGACACGTGTGGTCGAGATCCTGAAGGATACAGAGGGCGACAGGCGGAGGAGCAGGGACAGCCTGACCAGCGTTAAGTATGAGAGCGGCTCTGAGA